One window from the genome of Cucumis melo cultivar AY chromosome 10, USDA_Cmelo_AY_1.0, whole genome shotgun sequence encodes:
- the LOC103488886 gene encoding chlorophyll a-b binding protein 7, chloroplastic isoform X2 codes for MASACASSAIAAVAISSSSSSKNGCPKLASNFLAGKKLRLRNLNAAAVVAPRSAPVCAAADPDRPLWFPGSTPPPWLDGSLPGDFGFDPLGLASDPESLRWNQQAELVHCRWAMLGAAGIFIPEFLTKIGILNTPSWYSAGELEYFTDTTTLFIVELIFIGWAEGRRWADILKPGCVNTDPIFPNNKLTGTDVGYPGGLWFDPLGWGSGSPEKIKELRTKEIKNGRLAMLAVMGAWFQHIYTGTGPIDNLFAHLADPGHATVFAAFTPK; via the exons ATGGCTTCCGCTTGTGCTTCTTCCGCCATTGCCGCCGTGGCAATTTCTTCGTCAAG TTCATCGAAGAATGGCTGCCCCAAGCTGGCTTCTAACTTCCTTGCTGGCAAGAAGCTTAGGCTGAGAAACTTAAATGCTGCTGCTGTCGTTGCTCCTCGATCCGCTCCGGTATGCGCCGCAGCCGATCCCGATAGACCTCTTTGGTTCCCTGGCAGCACCCCTCCTCCGTGGCTCGATGGCAGCCTTCCCGGTGACTTTGGCTTTGACCCTCTTGGTCTTG CGTCTGATCCGGAGAGTTTGAGATGGAACCAACAGGCGGAGCTCGTACACTGCCGATGGGCAATGTTGGGGGCAGCAGGAATTTTCATCCCGGAATTCTTGACAAAGATCGGTATATTGAACACTCCTTCGTGGTACTCCGCCGGTGAATTGGAATATTTCACCGACACCACCACTCTATTCATAGTGGAACTCATTTTCATCGGTTGGGCCGAGGGTAGACGGTGGGCCGACATCCTCAAACCCGGCTGCGTCAACACCGACCCGATTTTCCCTAACAACAAACTGACCGGAACCGACGTCGGGTACCCTGGTGGGCTCTGGTTTGACCCACTCGGATGGGGCAGCGGATCACCGGAAAAGATTAAGGAATTGAGAACGAAAGAGATTAAGAACGGACGATTGGCTATGTTGGCGGTGATGGGAGCTTGGTTCCAACACATTTACACGGGCACCGGTCCCATTGATAACCTTTTCGCTCACCTTGCCGATCCCGGCCACGCCACCGTCTTCGCC GCATTCACACCAAAGTGA
- the LOC103488886 gene encoding chlorophyll a-b binding protein 7, chloroplastic isoform X8, whose translation MLLLSLLLDPLRYAPQPIPIDLFGSLAAPLLRGSMAAFPVTLALTLLVLVTSDPESLRWNQQAELVHCRWAMLGAAGIFIPEFLTKIGILNTPSWYSAGELEYFTDTTTLFIVELIFIGWAEGRRWADILKPGCVNTDPIFPNNKLTGTDVGYPGGLWFDPLGWGSGSPEKIKELRTKEIKNGRLAMLAVMGAWFQHIYTGTGPIDNLFAHLADPGHATVFAAFTPK comes from the exons ATGCTGCTGCTGTCGTTGCTCCTCGATCCGCTCCGGTATGCGCCGCAGCCGATCCCGATAGACCTCTTTGGTTCCCTGGCAGCACCCCTCCTCCGTGGCTCGATGGCAGCCTTCCCGGTGACTTTGGCTTTGACCCTCTTGGTCTTGGTTA CGTCTGATCCGGAGAGTTTGAGATGGAACCAACAGGCGGAGCTCGTACACTGCCGATGGGCAATGTTGGGGGCAGCAGGAATTTTCATCCCGGAATTCTTGACAAAGATCGGTATATTGAACACTCCTTCGTGGTACTCCGCCGGTGAATTGGAATATTTCACCGACACCACCACTCTATTCATAGTGGAACTCATTTTCATCGGTTGGGCCGAGGGTAGACGGTGGGCCGACATCCTCAAACCCGGCTGCGTCAACACCGACCCGATTTTCCCTAACAACAAACTGACCGGAACCGACGTCGGGTACCCTGGTGGGCTCTGGTTTGACCCACTCGGATGGGGCAGCGGATCACCGGAAAAGATTAAGGAATTGAGAACGAAAGAGATTAAGAACGGACGATTGGCTATGTTGGCGGTGATGGGAGCTTGGTTCCAACACATTTACACGGGCACCGGTCCCATTGATAACCTTTTCGCTCACCTTGCCGATCCCGGCCACGCCACCGTCTTCGCC GCATTCACACCAAAGTGA
- the LOC103488886 gene encoding chlorophyll a-b binding protein 7, chloroplastic isoform X6: MASACASSAIAAVAISSSSKNGCPKLASNFLAGKKLRLRNLNAAAVVAPRSAPVCAAADPDRPLWFPGSTPPPWLDGSLPGDFGFDPLASDPESLRWNQQAELVHCRWAMLGAAGIFIPEFLTKIGILNTPSWYSAGELEYFTDTTTLFIVELIFIGWAEGRRWADILKPGCVNTDPIFPNNKLTGTDVGYPGGLWFDPLGWGSGSPEKIKELRTKEIKNGRLAMLAVMGAWFQHIYTGTGPIDNLFAHLADPGHATVFAAFTPK; encoded by the exons ATGGCTTCCGCTTGTGCTTCTTCCGCCATTGCCGCCGTGGCAATTTCTTC TTCATCGAAGAATGGCTGCCCCAAGCTGGCTTCTAACTTCCTTGCTGGCAAGAAGCTTAGGCTGAGAAACTTAAATGCTGCTGCTGTCGTTGCTCCTCGATCCGCTCCGGTATGCGCCGCAGCCGATCCCGATAGACCTCTTTGGTTCCCTGGCAGCACCCCTCCTCCGTGGCTCGATGGCAGCCTTCCCGGTGACTTTGGCTTTGACCCTCTTG CGTCTGATCCGGAGAGTTTGAGATGGAACCAACAGGCGGAGCTCGTACACTGCCGATGGGCAATGTTGGGGGCAGCAGGAATTTTCATCCCGGAATTCTTGACAAAGATCGGTATATTGAACACTCCTTCGTGGTACTCCGCCGGTGAATTGGAATATTTCACCGACACCACCACTCTATTCATAGTGGAACTCATTTTCATCGGTTGGGCCGAGGGTAGACGGTGGGCCGACATCCTCAAACCCGGCTGCGTCAACACCGACCCGATTTTCCCTAACAACAAACTGACCGGAACCGACGTCGGGTACCCTGGTGGGCTCTGGTTTGACCCACTCGGATGGGGCAGCGGATCACCGGAAAAGATTAAGGAATTGAGAACGAAAGAGATTAAGAACGGACGATTGGCTATGTTGGCGGTGATGGGAGCTTGGTTCCAACACATTTACACGGGCACCGGTCCCATTGATAACCTTTTCGCTCACCTTGCCGATCCCGGCCACGCCACCGTCTTCGCC GCATTCACACCAAAGTGA
- the LOC103488883 gene encoding uncharacterized protein LOC103488883 isoform X2: MAAARTMSRSLSIFLTEPSRPLHFSPPSSSSSSSSSLRTNRSFTHRLYCNARRINARGFHFSKPTLLNCSYDDTQSTSSSNQDGQDPPQEAVLKAISEVSKTEGRVGHTTNMVLGGTVTSDSSNEWLALDQKVNSYPGVRGFTAIGTGGDDFVQSMVVAVESVIQQPIPEGKVRHKLSAKGKYISVNIGPVQVISSEQVQAVYNAMKRDDRMKYFL; the protein is encoded by the exons ATGGCCGCAGCCAGAACCATGTCGCGTTCTTTATCCATTTTCTTAACGGAGCCATCGCGACCCCTTCACTTCTcccctccttcttcttcctcctcctcctcctcctcccttCGAACCAACCGATCCTTCACTCACAGATTGTATTGCAATGCCCGGAGAATCAATGCCCGAGGTTTTCATTTCTCTAAACCAACTCTTCTGAATTGTTCCTACGATGACACCCAATCGACGTCTTCCTCTAATCAGGACGGTCAGGACCCCCCTCAGGAGGCTGTTTTGAAGGCAATTTCAG AGGTGTCTAAGACAGAAGGGAGGGTTGGGCATACCACGAATATGGTACTTGGAGGAACAGTGACTAGTGATTCTTCCAATGAGTGGCTCGCTCTGGATCAAAAG GTGAACTCGTACCCTGGTGTTAGAGGCTTTACAGCGATTGGAACTGGAGGAGATGATTTTGTGCAATCTATGGTTGTTGCTGTGGAGTCTGTCATCCAACAACCAATTCCTGAG GGCAAGGTGAGGCATAAATTATCAGCAAAAGGGAAGTACATTTCGGTAAACATAGGACCAGTTCAAGTAATTTCCAGTGAGCAG GTTCAAGCTGTATACAATGCAATGAAGAGAGATGACCGTATGAAATACTTTCTATAG
- the LOC103488886 gene encoding chlorophyll a-b binding protein 7, chloroplastic isoform X7, producing MASACASSAIAAVAISSSSKNGCPKLASNFLAGKKLRLRNLNAAAVVAPRSAPVCAAADPDRPLWFPGSTPPPWLDGSLPGDFGFDPLGLASDPESLRWNQQAELVHCRWAMLGAAGIFIPEFLTKIGILNTPSWYSAGELEYFTDTTTLFIVELIFIGWAEGRRWADILKPGCVNTDPIFPNNKLTGTDVGYPGGLWFDPLGWGSGSPEKIKELRTKEIKNGRLAMLAVMGAWFQHIYTGTGPIDNLFAHLADPGHATAFTPK from the exons ATGGCTTCCGCTTGTGCTTCTTCCGCCATTGCCGCCGTGGCAATTTCTTC TTCATCGAAGAATGGCTGCCCCAAGCTGGCTTCTAACTTCCTTGCTGGCAAGAAGCTTAGGCTGAGAAACTTAAATGCTGCTGCTGTCGTTGCTCCTCGATCCGCTCCGGTATGCGCCGCAGCCGATCCCGATAGACCTCTTTGGTTCCCTGGCAGCACCCCTCCTCCGTGGCTCGATGGCAGCCTTCCCGGTGACTTTGGCTTTGACCCTCTTGGTCTTG CGTCTGATCCGGAGAGTTTGAGATGGAACCAACAGGCGGAGCTCGTACACTGCCGATGGGCAATGTTGGGGGCAGCAGGAATTTTCATCCCGGAATTCTTGACAAAGATCGGTATATTGAACACTCCTTCGTGGTACTCCGCCGGTGAATTGGAATATTTCACCGACACCACCACTCTATTCATAGTGGAACTCATTTTCATCGGTTGGGCCGAGGGTAGACGGTGGGCCGACATCCTCAAACCCGGCTGCGTCAACACCGACCCGATTTTCCCTAACAACAAACTGACCGGAACCGACGTCGGGTACCCTGGTGGGCTCTGGTTTGACCCACTCGGATGGGGCAGCGGATCACCGGAAAAGATTAAGGAATTGAGAACGAAAGAGATTAAGAACGGACGATTGGCTATGTTGGCGGTGATGGGAGCTTGGTTCCAACACATTTACACGGGCACCGGTCCCATTGATAACCTTTTCGCTCACCTTGCCGATCCCGGCCACGCCACC GCATTCACACCAAAGTGA
- the LOC103488882 gene encoding probable methyltransferase At1g27930 gives MKNRISAKPWILGLAVAGLIAGSLLISGYIGFVDSNLFCSISGTGAPIITGYSPAEVQFQSIIHYATSKTVPQQSIDEIHISYDVLKVRCPCNFLVFGLGHDSLMWASLNPLGTTIFLEEDPKWVQTVLKDAPMLRAYHVQYRTQLQEADRLLSTYKSEPYCSPTKAFLKGNEKCKLALHNLPEEIYEKEWDLIMIDAPRGYFAEAPGRMAAIFSAAVMARNRKGSGVTDVFLHDVDRKVERTFAQEFLCKNKYYVNGVGRLWHFKIPPAANMSEADRSSDRFC, from the coding sequence ATGAAGAATCGAATATCAGCGAAGCCATGGATTCTCGGATTGGCAGTCGCCGGCTTAATCGCGGGTTCTTTATTGATTTCCGGTTACATAGGATTCGTGGACAGTAACTTATTCTGCTCAATCTCCGGCACCGGAGCACCCATAATCACCGGATATTCACCGGCGGAAGTCCAGTTTCAGTCGATAATCCATTACGCAACCTCGAAGACAGTTCCACAACAATCAATCGATGAGATCCATATCTCGTACGACGTATTGAAGGTACGATGTCCTTGCAACTTTCTGGTTTTCGGGCTCGGCCACGATTCGTTGATGTGGGCGTCGCTTAACCCACTCGGAACTACGATTTTTCTCGAAGAAGATCCGAAATGGGTTCAGACGGTTCTTAAAGACGCTCCCATGCTTCGAGCTTATCACGTCCAGTATCGGACGCAGCTTCAGGAAGCAGATCGGTTGCTCTCAACCTACAAATCGGAGCCATACTGTTCGCCAACGAAGGCCTTTCTTAAGGGAAATGAGAAGTGTAAGTTAGCGCTTCATAATCTCCCAGAAGAGATTTACGAGAAGGAATGGGACCTGATAATGATCGACGCGCCGAGAGGGTATTTTGCGGAGGCTCCTGGTCGGATGGCGGCGATATTCTCCGCCGCCGTAATGGCGAGGAATAGGAAAGGATCCGGCGTTACCGATGTGTTTTTGCACGACGTTGATCGGAAAGTGGAGAGAACATTTGCACAGGAGTTCTTGTGTAAAAATAAGTATTATGTCAATGGAGTTGGAAGGTTATGGCATTTCAAGATTCCTCCGGCGGCCAATATGAGCGAAGCCGATCGATCTTCCGATCGATTTTGTTAG
- the LOC103488884 gene encoding alpha-ketoglutarate-dependent dioxygenase alkB has translation MYGSDKGTDDSERTAFRRAEKKYKLYYDDTYKSSKKKKLPKHVDLSEVIDFKNILESYKQDGSLPVGVKATTCDLDRPVFCLENRPGFYFIPGALSLQEQCQWIRESLMDFPQPPNRTNHNAIYGPIQDLFIAAKEKKVLVEHDEISDFNLDSDVEPSISNGSTHNWKFVEENTVSSRRGTACKSISASVLLRKLRWSTLGLQFDWSKRSYNISLPHNKIPSALCQLAKRMAAAAMPTGEEFKPEAAIVNYFASGDTLGGHLDDMEADWSKPIVSMSLGCKAIFLLGGKSRQDPPIAMFLRSGDVVLMAGEARECFHGVPRIFIDEESEEISFLERHLSNQDDLHFLEYIRNSRININIRQVF, from the exons ATGTACGGATCAGACAAAGGCACCGACGATTCCGAGAGAACCGCTTTCAGAAGAGCAGAAAAGAAATACAAACTATACTACGATGACACCTACAAATCTTCCAAAAA GAAAAAACTACCGAAACATGTCGATTTGTCCGAGGTTATCGATTTCAAGAACATCCTCGAATCTTACAAACAAGATGGTTCACTTCCTGTGGGCGTGAAGGCGACTACATGCGATCTAGATAGGCCAGTTTTCTGCTTGGAGAATCGTCCTG ggttttattttattcctGGAGCGTTGAGTTTACAAGAGCAATGCCAATGGATTAGGGAGAGTTTAATGGATTTCCCGCAGCCTCCCAACAGAACCAACCACAATGCTATTTATGGACCAATTCAAGACCTGTTTATTGCAGCTAAGGAAAAGAAAGTTTTAGTTGAACATGATGAAATCTCTGATTTCAACCTTGATTCTGATGTTGAACCTTCCATTAGCAATGGAAGTACTCATAACTGGAAGTTTGTGGAGGAGAATACTGTTTCGTCCAGAAGAGGAACGGCCTGCAAATCAATTTCTGCTTCAGTATTACTTAGAAAGTTGCGTTGGAGTACACTTGGCCTACAATTTGATTGGTCCAAG CGAAGCTATAACATATCTCTACCCCATAATAAGATACCCTCTGCACTATGTCAACTTGCCAAAAGAATGGCGGCAGCTGCAATGCCAACTGGGGAAGAATTCAAACCTGAAGCTGCAATAGTGAATTATTTTGCTTCAG GCGACACGCTCGGTGGTCACCTAGATGACATGGAAGCTGACTGGAGCAAGCCAATTGTTAGCATGAG TTTGGGTTGCAAAgctatttttcttttgggtGGTAAATCAAGACAGGATCCACCCATAGCCATGTTTCTTCGAAGCGGAGATGTCGTGTTAATGGCTGGAGAAGCAAGGGAATGTTTCCATG GTGTACCACGTATCTTCATCGATGAAGAAAGTGAAGAAATTTCTTTTCTTGAAAGGCATTTATCAAATCAAGATGATTTGCACTTTCTGGAATACATAAGAAATTCAAGAATAAACATCAACATTAGACAAGTTTTCTGA
- the LOC103488885 gene encoding uncharacterized protein LOC103488885 — MVPIVLSQLATGLSVLAGAVLVKSVMDHKPMAGSFPRCPSCNGTGRVPCLCSRWSDGDIGCRTCSGSGRMFCSSCGGSGTGRPLPAQISLRRSNYPSSSS, encoded by the coding sequence ATGGTTCCCATCGTCCTCTCCCAACTCGCCACCGGCCTCAGCGTCCTCGCCGGCGCCGTCCTCGTCAAATCCGTCATGGACCACAAGCCCATGGCCGGCTCCTTCCCCCGCTGCCCTTCCTGCAACGGCACTGGCCGCGTCCCCTGTCTCTGCTCCCGCTGGTCCGACGGCGACATCGGCTGCCGCACCTGCTCCGGCTCTGGTCGTATGTTCTGCAGCAGCTGTGGCGGCTCCGGCACCGGCCGCCCTCTTCCCGCTCAAATCTCCCTTCGTCGATCCAATTACCCTTCCTCTTCTTCCTGA
- the LOC103488886 gene encoding chlorophyll a-b binding protein 7, chloroplastic isoform X1 gives MASACASSAIAAVAISSSSSSKNGCPKLASNFLAGKKLRLRNLNAAAVVAPRSAPVCAAADPDRPLWFPGSTPPPWLDGSLPGDFGFDPLGLASDPESLRWNQQAELVHCRWAMLGAAGIFIPEFLTKIGILNTPSWYSAGELEYFTDTTTLFIVELIFIGWAEGRRWADILKPGCVNTDPIFPNNKLTGTDVGYPGGLWFDPLGWGSGSPEKIKELRTKEIKNGRLAMLAVMGAWFQHIYTGTGPIDNLFAHLADPGHATVFAVSFLFFLAIRNNIFLKIN, from the exons ATGGCTTCCGCTTGTGCTTCTTCCGCCATTGCCGCCGTGGCAATTTCTTCGTCAAG TTCATCGAAGAATGGCTGCCCCAAGCTGGCTTCTAACTTCCTTGCTGGCAAGAAGCTTAGGCTGAGAAACTTAAATGCTGCTGCTGTCGTTGCTCCTCGATCCGCTCCGGTATGCGCCGCAGCCGATCCCGATAGACCTCTTTGGTTCCCTGGCAGCACCCCTCCTCCGTGGCTCGATGGCAGCCTTCCCGGTGACTTTGGCTTTGACCCTCTTGGTCTTG CGTCTGATCCGGAGAGTTTGAGATGGAACCAACAGGCGGAGCTCGTACACTGCCGATGGGCAATGTTGGGGGCAGCAGGAATTTTCATCCCGGAATTCTTGACAAAGATCGGTATATTGAACACTCCTTCGTGGTACTCCGCCGGTGAATTGGAATATTTCACCGACACCACCACTCTATTCATAGTGGAACTCATTTTCATCGGTTGGGCCGAGGGTAGACGGTGGGCCGACATCCTCAAACCCGGCTGCGTCAACACCGACCCGATTTTCCCTAACAACAAACTGACCGGAACCGACGTCGGGTACCCTGGTGGGCTCTGGTTTGACCCACTCGGATGGGGCAGCGGATCACCGGAAAAGATTAAGGAATTGAGAACGAAAGAGATTAAGAACGGACGATTGGCTATGTTGGCGGTGATGGGAGCTTGGTTCCAACACATTTACACGGGCACCGGTCCCATTGATAACCTTTTCGCTCACCTTGCCGATCCCGGCCACGCCACCGTCTTCGCCGTgagtttccttttctttcttgcaataagaaataatatttttttaaaaataaattaa
- the LOC103488886 gene encoding chlorophyll a-b binding protein 7, chloroplastic isoform X4, giving the protein MASACASSAIAAVAISSSSSSKNGCPKLASNFLAGKKLRLRNLNAAAVVAPRSAPVCAAADPDRPLWFPGSTPPPWLDGSLPGDFGFDPLASDPESLRWNQQAELVHCRWAMLGAAGIFIPEFLTKIGILNTPSWYSAGELEYFTDTTTLFIVELIFIGWAEGRRWADILKPGCVNTDPIFPNNKLTGTDVGYPGGLWFDPLGWGSGSPEKIKELRTKEIKNGRLAMLAVMGAWFQHIYTGTGPIDNLFAHLADPGHATVFAAFTPK; this is encoded by the exons ATGGCTTCCGCTTGTGCTTCTTCCGCCATTGCCGCCGTGGCAATTTCTTCGTCAAG TTCATCGAAGAATGGCTGCCCCAAGCTGGCTTCTAACTTCCTTGCTGGCAAGAAGCTTAGGCTGAGAAACTTAAATGCTGCTGCTGTCGTTGCTCCTCGATCCGCTCCGGTATGCGCCGCAGCCGATCCCGATAGACCTCTTTGGTTCCCTGGCAGCACCCCTCCTCCGTGGCTCGATGGCAGCCTTCCCGGTGACTTTGGCTTTGACCCTCTTG CGTCTGATCCGGAGAGTTTGAGATGGAACCAACAGGCGGAGCTCGTACACTGCCGATGGGCAATGTTGGGGGCAGCAGGAATTTTCATCCCGGAATTCTTGACAAAGATCGGTATATTGAACACTCCTTCGTGGTACTCCGCCGGTGAATTGGAATATTTCACCGACACCACCACTCTATTCATAGTGGAACTCATTTTCATCGGTTGGGCCGAGGGTAGACGGTGGGCCGACATCCTCAAACCCGGCTGCGTCAACACCGACCCGATTTTCCCTAACAACAAACTGACCGGAACCGACGTCGGGTACCCTGGTGGGCTCTGGTTTGACCCACTCGGATGGGGCAGCGGATCACCGGAAAAGATTAAGGAATTGAGAACGAAAGAGATTAAGAACGGACGATTGGCTATGTTGGCGGTGATGGGAGCTTGGTTCCAACACATTTACACGGGCACCGGTCCCATTGATAACCTTTTCGCTCACCTTGCCGATCCCGGCCACGCCACCGTCTTCGCC GCATTCACACCAAAGTGA
- the LOC103488886 gene encoding chlorophyll a-b binding protein 7, chloroplastic isoform X5: MASACASSAIAAVAISSSSSSKNGCPKLASNFLAGKKLRLRNLNAAAVVAPRSAPVCAAADPDRPLWFPGSTPPPWLDGSLPGDFGFDPLGLASDPESLRWNQQAELVHCRWAMLGAAGIFIPEFLTKIGILNTPSWYSAGELEYFTDTTTLFIVELIFIGWAEGRRWADILKPGCVNTDPIFPNNKLTGTDVGYPGGLWFDPLGWGSGSPEKIKELRTKEIKNGRLAMLAVMGAWFQHIYTGTGPIDNLFAHLADPGHATAFTPK; this comes from the exons ATGGCTTCCGCTTGTGCTTCTTCCGCCATTGCCGCCGTGGCAATTTCTTCGTCAAG TTCATCGAAGAATGGCTGCCCCAAGCTGGCTTCTAACTTCCTTGCTGGCAAGAAGCTTAGGCTGAGAAACTTAAATGCTGCTGCTGTCGTTGCTCCTCGATCCGCTCCGGTATGCGCCGCAGCCGATCCCGATAGACCTCTTTGGTTCCCTGGCAGCACCCCTCCTCCGTGGCTCGATGGCAGCCTTCCCGGTGACTTTGGCTTTGACCCTCTTGGTCTTG CGTCTGATCCGGAGAGTTTGAGATGGAACCAACAGGCGGAGCTCGTACACTGCCGATGGGCAATGTTGGGGGCAGCAGGAATTTTCATCCCGGAATTCTTGACAAAGATCGGTATATTGAACACTCCTTCGTGGTACTCCGCCGGTGAATTGGAATATTTCACCGACACCACCACTCTATTCATAGTGGAACTCATTTTCATCGGTTGGGCCGAGGGTAGACGGTGGGCCGACATCCTCAAACCCGGCTGCGTCAACACCGACCCGATTTTCCCTAACAACAAACTGACCGGAACCGACGTCGGGTACCCTGGTGGGCTCTGGTTTGACCCACTCGGATGGGGCAGCGGATCACCGGAAAAGATTAAGGAATTGAGAACGAAAGAGATTAAGAACGGACGATTGGCTATGTTGGCGGTGATGGGAGCTTGGTTCCAACACATTTACACGGGCACCGGTCCCATTGATAACCTTTTCGCTCACCTTGCCGATCCCGGCCACGCCACC GCATTCACACCAAAGTGA
- the LOC103488883 gene encoding uncharacterized protein LOC103488883 isoform X1 yields the protein MAAARTMSRSLSIFLTEPSRPLHFSPPSSSSSSSSSLRTNRSFTHRLYCNARRINARGFHFSKPTLLNCSYDDTQSTSSSNQDGQDPPQEAVLKAISEVSKTEGRVGHTTNMVLGGTVTSDSSNEWLALDQKVNSYPGVRGFTAIGTGGDDFVQSMVVAVESVIQQPIPEGKVRHKLSAKGKYISVNIGPVQVISSEQVPLSLLFICSLMIPYNLLA from the exons ATGGCCGCAGCCAGAACCATGTCGCGTTCTTTATCCATTTTCTTAACGGAGCCATCGCGACCCCTTCACTTCTcccctccttcttcttcctcctcctcctcctcctcccttCGAACCAACCGATCCTTCACTCACAGATTGTATTGCAATGCCCGGAGAATCAATGCCCGAGGTTTTCATTTCTCTAAACCAACTCTTCTGAATTGTTCCTACGATGACACCCAATCGACGTCTTCCTCTAATCAGGACGGTCAGGACCCCCCTCAGGAGGCTGTTTTGAAGGCAATTTCAG AGGTGTCTAAGACAGAAGGGAGGGTTGGGCATACCACGAATATGGTACTTGGAGGAACAGTGACTAGTGATTCTTCCAATGAGTGGCTCGCTCTGGATCAAAAG GTGAACTCGTACCCTGGTGTTAGAGGCTTTACAGCGATTGGAACTGGAGGAGATGATTTTGTGCAATCTATGGTTGTTGCTGTGGAGTCTGTCATCCAACAACCAATTCCTGAG GGCAAGGTGAGGCATAAATTATCAGCAAAAGGGAAGTACATTTCGGTAAACATAGGACCAGTTCAAGTAATTTCCAGTGAGCAGGTCCCTCTCTCTCTCCTATTTATTTGTTCATTAATGATTCCGTACAATTTGTTAGCATAG
- the LOC103488886 gene encoding chlorophyll a-b binding protein 7, chloroplastic isoform X3, with amino-acid sequence MASACASSAIAAVAISSSSKNGCPKLASNFLAGKKLRLRNLNAAAVVAPRSAPVCAAADPDRPLWFPGSTPPPWLDGSLPGDFGFDPLGLASDPESLRWNQQAELVHCRWAMLGAAGIFIPEFLTKIGILNTPSWYSAGELEYFTDTTTLFIVELIFIGWAEGRRWADILKPGCVNTDPIFPNNKLTGTDVGYPGGLWFDPLGWGSGSPEKIKELRTKEIKNGRLAMLAVMGAWFQHIYTGTGPIDNLFAHLADPGHATVFAAFTPK; translated from the exons ATGGCTTCCGCTTGTGCTTCTTCCGCCATTGCCGCCGTGGCAATTTCTTC TTCATCGAAGAATGGCTGCCCCAAGCTGGCTTCTAACTTCCTTGCTGGCAAGAAGCTTAGGCTGAGAAACTTAAATGCTGCTGCTGTCGTTGCTCCTCGATCCGCTCCGGTATGCGCCGCAGCCGATCCCGATAGACCTCTTTGGTTCCCTGGCAGCACCCCTCCTCCGTGGCTCGATGGCAGCCTTCCCGGTGACTTTGGCTTTGACCCTCTTGGTCTTG CGTCTGATCCGGAGAGTTTGAGATGGAACCAACAGGCGGAGCTCGTACACTGCCGATGGGCAATGTTGGGGGCAGCAGGAATTTTCATCCCGGAATTCTTGACAAAGATCGGTATATTGAACACTCCTTCGTGGTACTCCGCCGGTGAATTGGAATATTTCACCGACACCACCACTCTATTCATAGTGGAACTCATTTTCATCGGTTGGGCCGAGGGTAGACGGTGGGCCGACATCCTCAAACCCGGCTGCGTCAACACCGACCCGATTTTCCCTAACAACAAACTGACCGGAACCGACGTCGGGTACCCTGGTGGGCTCTGGTTTGACCCACTCGGATGGGGCAGCGGATCACCGGAAAAGATTAAGGAATTGAGAACGAAAGAGATTAAGAACGGACGATTGGCTATGTTGGCGGTGATGGGAGCTTGGTTCCAACACATTTACACGGGCACCGGTCCCATTGATAACCTTTTCGCTCACCTTGCCGATCCCGGCCACGCCACCGTCTTCGCC GCATTCACACCAAAGTGA